From the Melospiza georgiana isolate bMelGeo1 chromosome 4, bMelGeo1.pri, whole genome shotgun sequence genome, the window GCACTGGCAACCTGAAGAATCAGAACTGACATTGGGAACAAATCAGTAATGATCATCTATTTGCACTCTTCATTCCTCTCATGACTGCATGGTGTTAAGCTTTATTCTCCCtattttttgctcttttaatCTGAATATCTAATCTTTCCTGATAGAAAGCTATTCTATTCATTTCACGcactctgctgcctttctttgGGTCATTCCAGTTTGCTTGCATCTTTTTAAGGGGGGAGTATTCAAGCTGTGAATGTAGTAGCAGTTTATAATGGCATTTCCTGTATTATTGCTACCATTTTCCCAATAATTTCTGGATCGACATTTCCCTGTTTAGTGCTGCTTATCACTGTGTTTTTCTTCAATAGTCTATAGGAAGTGTCCTGTAGTTTTCTTTCTGGGTGGGATAATCAGTAATTTAGAATCCAGCCATGTTTTGTTACATGTGATTAGTTCTTTGTTCTCAATGGTTTTACTTTCTATCCCCGATTTATACTTGGAGATTTAAACTAAAAATCAGAATCAAGCTATTAACTTGACTTCcagattattttaaaggaagttGTCTTTGGAATGGCAATAGTTTTTTCTGCTGAGGAAACATTAAAAACTAGACAGCTGTGTTAAATGGGGTCTAGACATTTTGATTGGAGTCCTCAAGCATATGGgctgaataataaaaactttgaTGATGGTGTCTTAAATTCTTCAATTAGAAGTAAATTAAAACTCAgtatggaaaaataattttttttcataaataggCAAGGAAATCCAGTTCCCTATGGTTTAGTGCATTATTTCCTTTACATGAAAAAAGCTCAAATCTGTCCAAAAGAATCCAGTGGGACaagaaacagcagctgctgaagctgGGATAGATGGCTTTGTGTACAGCTTGGTCAGCCATTCCTCATGCGTTGTGTGGCCAAATCATCAAACAAAAATTGCTAACAGCCAATTGCTTTAATGGGGCCACTGACTTGTGGATTTCTCCTGTGCCCCTTAGGTGTCATAGCCCTTCCAAAATTCTCTTAGATCTGTAATTCCCCTTTAATTATCATTGTTAATATCTGAAACTCTTTGTCCATGTTAAGAGAAATCTGAAATGGATGGGAAGCATCGATTTATTTCTTTGGGAAACCAGTCAGAAAAGAAGGGACTCAGAGAATCTGTGCAGGTCAGATATTGTTCAGTAATGCAGATACAATGTAAACCTCGTGTTGTTGCATTGTGCCTCTGAGTGGGCTCTCTGGTCTTTTTGCAGTGAAAGTTTCAGTGGGGGTATCACTGGAGCTATGATGGCCTGAGCTGGGATGGCCCCAGGATCTGTCAGCTCATCATCCTAATAACTGCTGATCAGGCTCCCAACAACTGTTTCATTTCCAGGTGGCACAGTCTTCTCTCATATGCTAGTCAGGACTGGGCTTTGCTGGTAATTTGTTTCAATGGTAAAAAGTCAAAGAGATGATGGTGGTTGTTCAAAAGTGTTTTATTCACTGATCTGGTGTCACACTAAAAGCTTTTGAACTGGTAACAGCACTGAATTTTTGATGAAATTGAGCTATTACCCACGTAGCCATTAAAATTACATTCTTGTACACAATATTAGTCTGGCTAAATTTCAAATCTAGTAACTTGTTTTCATGCATTTTGATGCTCTTACTAGTATGTTTTGAAGTTCATTAGCACGCCCCTTTGGAGTGGTAGCTCATGAAGCCTGCAAAATGTCTGCCAAGGGCTTTTTGAGACCTGGGAGGCCGCAGTTCCGCGCTGCAGATTCTGTTCTGCACAACGCTTCGCAGCGAAATGAGCTGCAACCTCAACAGTTCTCCTTCTGTCCTGCAGACTTCTGTCGACCCACAAAGGCCAAGCCATCTGCCAAGAGGAGTCAGGTGGAGCTGAAGAAGTCCCGCCTTCGGCTGTCgctgcaggagaagctgctggcGTACTACCGGCGGCGGGTGGCGATCCCGGCGGACGAGCAGGCTCGGGCCAAGCAGGCGGCCGTGGACATCTGCGCGGAGCTGCGCAGCTTCCTGCGCGCCAAGCTGCCCGACATGCCCCTGCGGGACATGTACCTCAGCGGCAGCCTCTACGACGACCTGCAGGTAACTCCTGGGCTCCTCGGGCAGCAGGCTGACCACGCAGGGGCGTTTCAGCCTTCCCTGGTGGCGCTGCTGGCTCAGCGCAGCATTCCTCAGTAATAAGGCCCCTGGTGCTGCCTCTCCCACTGTGGAGCCAGGCGTCGATTTCCACAGTGCTGTTTGAACAGGCATGACCAGGCTGCTCTGTCATTGTCTGCAAAgtctttgcttttttgttttgtccttCTTTGTTTCTTCTCTGTCTCTTCTTTTAGTTGTGTTTTTCTTGCCGTTTCTCTGGTACATGTCTGTTTTCTCTCCGTCCCTCTGTAGCCATCCAAATACATTTCCTTAGAACTCCCATGTATTCACGTAGGTCTTTcctaccctttttttttttttttttttttctttaatgcatGACAGACCTGGATTGGACAGCAGTCCCTGCTACAATATCTCCCTGATGGCAAGATGCCCATGGCTATAGTGAGTGATTCAGAGGCACACTTCTTTGTTTGAGTCAGAGCTCTGGAATGGAGCATGGAATGTCCAGTGAAAATTAGACCTGGGGTCTTAATCACATTGATGAAAAGGGATCTTTAACAACCTTTTTCCAAACAATGTGGCAGACCAGGTGAGGGCAGTGTACCTAGCTGTAGCATTGGATTATTAAACCTTGGCAACAGAAGCTTGTCAAGAAACTTGAAACTCTGTCTCCTGTTTAAATTGTGGTGTTGCCGTGCCCTCGGCCAGCTGCACCTCACAATCGAGGAGCAGATTTAAAGCAATATGTGGCAGAATGATTCATCTATATGCAGTCCATGTCAGGTCTCTAAATAGTACATACCACGTAAGCACTAGCTTCAGCTATACCTTGGAATTATCCCACTGATGGCTGGAAATAGTCCTTCAGAATGCCTTTTAACAAAGGGAGGCTGGGAATCCCACGCAGAGAGGAGAGTGAGACAGCTGAATCCTTATTCCAGGTTCCTTTGGACAGAAGGCTATCTAAAGGTGGTGAATAAAATGAATGTGGAGAGAGAAAGCTTATTCTTATTGACTTTTCTCTCTTGTGAAAGGTAGTGACAGCTGACCACATCCAGCTCATTGTACCTCTCATGCTGGAGCAGAACCTGTGGTCGTGTATCCCCGGGGAGGACACTATCATGAACATTCCTGGCTTCTACCTGGTGCGTCGAGAAAACCCAGAGTACTTTCCTCGCGGGAGCAGCTACTGGGACCGCTGTGTGGTGGGAGGTTACCTTTCCCCCAAAACTGTAGCAGACACCTTTGAAAAAGTTGTAGCTGGGTCCATCAACTGGCCAGCAATCGGGAGTCTCTTGGACTACGTGATCCGTCcggcagctcccccagcagaTTTGACTCTGGAAGTGCAGTATGATGCAGATCGGCATCTTTTTATTGACTTTCTGCCATCCCTGACACTGGGGGACATCGTCCTCGTTGCCAAACCTCACCGACTGGCCCAGAACGACAACTTGTGGCGCCTGAGCCTGCGGCCGGCGGAAACGGCGCGCCTCCGCGCCCTGGACCAGGGGGATTCTGGCTGCCGCTGCTTGTGCCTCAAGATCTTCAAAGCAGTGTGCAAGCTGAACCCGGCTCTGGGACACCTCACTGCCAGCCAGCTCACCAACGTCATCCTGCACCTGTCCCAGGAGGAGTCCGACTGGTCCCAGGACATGCTGGCTGACCGCTTCTTGCAGGCCCTGAAGGGGCTGATCCGCCACCTGGAGGCTGGTGTCCTCCCTAGTGCCCTGAACCCCAAGGTGAACTTGTTCTCAGAGCTCACCCCTGAAGAAGTGGATGAGTTGGGCTACACCCTCTACAGCTCTCTGTCGGAGCCAGAGGTCTTGCTGCAGACGTAATGGGGCCTTACCTAGGGAAGTGTTGATAGAGTTCAGCCAATGCAGACTTTGATTACTGCGAATTATGTCTCCTCCACTTCTCCCtgtctccctttctctctctctctcttcaccACTCCCCCCTTTTGGTTCATTAGTAATTCCTGCTTTGAAGTTGGTGCTCCCACTGAATTTCTTGGTGCTACTGGTCCATTTCCACCATCTCTGCCCCAATAGGTGCCCATTGGCTAGGGAGGAGAGGCTaaaactgcagctctgagaTCTTCACATAAATTCTGATGAGTTTTTAGTGTCtaccaaaaaaaataaaccaaactaTGCACTTCTTTCTTCTGTAGTACATTTACTGCAGCAAACCCTTTTTGGTCTGAAGAAGGTGGAACTGGGCTGGTAAATCCAGTAATGACTTTAGCAGACTTGCACTGAGGTTGTTTAATTTCCTCCAGCCTGATTTTCCCctatgtttctttttctctgctgtcctACACTGTCtcactttcctttcttttatgtCCTTTTGGCCCAGTCATGCAGGGCAGACTGAGTGAGATATTTTGGATagggttgtttttgtatttctgaGTGGATAATGATTACACTGGCAATATTTAGGGCTGCAGAGCTTGAAATTGAAGaattcccacagctcctgctcccatgGAGCCTTCTCATCCTTTGGAAGCTGGGTTCAGGATTAAGGGCCAAAATTTGTCCAGTCTGCTGCCACACAACGTCCTGTACAGACAATTGTTGTTGAGGCTGTCACAGGGGAGGAAGGAGCCTTTGTGGTCTGGTTGTGTGATGAGGATGAAGGAGCAGAGCTTGCTGTTCCTGCCTAGCCAGATCTCCTGGGAATGGCCTCGGGAGCGGAGAACAAGGCAGCTCTTCAGTTGTCTCTGGCCTAGAGGAAGAGAGGGTGATCATAGGGGAGGGGTGGGAGACACACATGggaatggggatttttttttttttcatctttcccCCAAGAGCTTATGGCTGTTTTGGTTTACTGGAGGTGGAAAAAAGATTGCATGCCTCAAAGGGCTTTGGAAGAGCCACACACAAGCCAGATTCTCACCAGCTCTAAAGGCTGTGAAGGTGATAGAACTGAACTGGTGACATCAGCAAGGTTCTGTCCCATACAGTGATATTAGGGTACATATACAAAGCTGGCATTTAGGGATGTATTAGCTTTGCCATCTGCTCTGTGTGCTTTAGTCTCCTCCCCAGAACTGAGGCTGTCCATCCCTTTCCTCATTCCCATGTGCTGACTTTCCAGTGCTCCCATTTAACAAATACTCTTAGAAAGCTGGTGAGAGCACACCTTCCCATTCCATCTCTTTGGACCTGTTGGCAGTGCAGTTGTGCTCACTCCTGTCTGTGGCTGCTCTCAGGCTGTAGACTCTTTATACTCTGCATTTAGCCACCTGCTGTCTTCAAAAAGTGGGAGAGAAGGTGTCCCCCTGAGTGTGGAGCTCTGTGTGTATCTCAAAAGACCAGCATAACTATTGTTTCAGAAGCATGTTTGCCTTTTCCCTGCTGTAGGAGCTTTTTTCACCCTTGCTGTCCAGCCTCCTTAGCCAGTGGAGAGGAGTACTGTAGCAGCAGAGTTTGGAGGGAGCAGgaatccttttttccttttctcctcccttcctctcAGGACTTCCCCCATCTTTGAAAGAGAAGTTTCAAGGTGAATTTCAAGAGTGGAAGCACAGAGGGAAGTCTTTCaccctgggttttttttagaggCAGTGCTGGT encodes:
- the MIEF1 gene encoding mitochondrial dynamics protein MIEF1, which translates into the protein MAGAGQRRGKKDDNGIGTAIDFVLANARLVLGVGGAAMLGIATLAVKRMYDRAISAPSSPTRLGQSGKRSWEEPNWLGSSSRLLTQDMKSSLSRSLQTLPTEPSAADTDFCRPTKAKPSAKRSQVELKKSRLRLSLQEKLLAYYRRRVAIPADEQARAKQAAVDICAELRSFLRAKLPDMPLRDMYLSGSLYDDLQVVTADHIQLIVPLMLEQNLWSCIPGEDTIMNIPGFYLVRRENPEYFPRGSSYWDRCVVGGYLSPKTVADTFEKVVAGSINWPAIGSLLDYVIRPAAPPADLTLEVQYDADRHLFIDFLPSLTLGDIVLVAKPHRLAQNDNLWRLSLRPAETARLRALDQGDSGCRCLCLKIFKAVCKLNPALGHLTASQLTNVILHLSQEESDWSQDMLADRFLQALKGLIRHLEAGVLPSALNPKVNLFSELTPEEVDELGYTLYSSLSEPEVLLQT